In a genomic window of Microterricola viridarii:
- a CDS encoding exonuclease SbcCD subunit D, whose protein sequence is MRILHTSDWHVGRTFHGHSTLAALDQVLAALSVEVRQRDIDVVIVAGDVFDSAVPSRDSYELLTRALGAIRAAGATVILTSGNHDSATRLGFQSEFASFGGVHVIARPEQHDRPVTLADEHGPVHFYGIPYLEPALVRGRYPEAELRTHAQTLGFAMDRVRADLAERGGRSVAISHCFAVNVGPADDTSAAPFVDDVVRDITAGGLDLVPLRTFDGPDYVALGHIHGRSTLSERARYSGAPVHYSFSEAGKQRGGWLVELGPDGLDAVEWLPLPVPRALSVLTGTLEELLTDAVHTPAEGDWVRAILTDQSRPLDAMRKLQQRYRWCADLSHQPSVVAAASEASYAERVKAKSDAEIVAGFLEHVRNGDGASDAEREILAEVIATNEAARSGELAGELAGAPAGGAA, encoded by the coding sequence ATGCGGATTCTGCACACCTCGGATTGGCACGTCGGGCGCACCTTCCATGGGCACTCCACCCTCGCGGCGCTCGATCAGGTGCTGGCCGCGCTCTCGGTCGAGGTGCGGCAACGCGACATCGACGTGGTCATCGTCGCGGGCGATGTGTTCGACTCGGCGGTGCCGTCGCGCGACAGCTACGAGCTGTTGACGCGCGCACTCGGCGCCATCCGCGCGGCGGGCGCCACCGTCATCCTCACCAGCGGCAATCATGACTCGGCGACCCGGCTCGGCTTCCAGTCCGAGTTCGCCTCCTTCGGCGGGGTGCACGTGATCGCCCGGCCGGAGCAGCACGACCGGCCGGTGACGCTGGCGGACGAGCACGGGCCTGTGCACTTCTACGGCATCCCCTATCTGGAGCCGGCGCTGGTGCGCGGCCGGTACCCGGAGGCCGAGCTGCGCACGCACGCGCAGACCCTCGGCTTCGCCATGGACCGGGTCCGCGCCGACCTGGCCGAGCGCGGCGGGCGCAGCGTCGCGATCTCGCACTGCTTCGCGGTGAACGTCGGCCCTGCCGACGACACCAGCGCGGCACCCTTCGTCGACGACGTCGTGCGCGACATCACCGCAGGCGGCCTCGACCTGGTGCCGCTTCGCACCTTCGACGGTCCGGACTACGTCGCCCTCGGGCACATCCACGGCCGCTCGACGCTGAGCGAGCGGGCCCGCTACTCTGGCGCCCCGGTGCACTACTCGTTCAGTGAGGCGGGCAAGCAGCGCGGCGGCTGGCTGGTCGAGCTCGGCCCCGACGGCCTGGACGCGGTGGAGTGGCTGCCGCTGCCCGTGCCGCGCGCGCTCAGCGTGCTCACCGGCACGCTGGAGGAGCTGCTGACGGATGCCGTGCACACCCCCGCCGAGGGCGACTGGGTGCGCGCGATACTCACCGACCAGTCCCGGCCGCTGGACGCCATGCGCAAACTGCAGCAGCGCTACCGCTGGTGCGCCGACCTCAGCCACCAGCCGAGCGTGGTGGCCGCGGCATCCGAGGCCAGCTACGCCGAGCGGGTCAAGGCCAAGAGCGACGCCGAGATCGTCGCCGGGTTCCTCGAGCACGTGCGGAACGGCGACGGTGCCAGCGACGCCGAACGGGAGATCCTGGCCGAGGTGATCGCCACGAACGAGGCGGCCCGGTCCGGCGAACTGGCCGGCGAGTTGGCCGGCGCACCGGCAGGGGGCGCGGCATGA
- a CDS encoding LLM class flavin-dependent oxidoreductase, producing the protein MTTAAHTPAPALPRLSVLDLVPVRSGQSSAQAVAASVSLAQTADELGFERYWLAEHHNMPAVASTTPPVLIAAIASRTERIRVGSGGVMLPNHAPLVVAEQFAALEAIAPGRIDLGLGRAPGSDPVITALLNQSGATSEVSRFPENIGEIQALLQPGGAAFTLTSGQEYVVHATPAASGAPTIWLLGSSDYSARLAARLGLPYVFANHFSGEGLAAAMRLYRTEYQPSEAHPTPQSFLTLNASVAPTLEEARARALPQLRMMARLRSGQRLTALETVEQAQAAEIEAPDAARAAFIAAAESRWLIGTPETARAELAAFAAEHGVDEVMVSAIGGSFADEPLDRTPGREQTLRLLAS; encoded by the coding sequence ATGACTACCGCAGCACACACCCCCGCGCCCGCCCTGCCCCGCCTCTCCGTGCTCGACCTGGTGCCTGTGCGCAGCGGGCAGAGCAGCGCCCAGGCCGTGGCGGCATCCGTCTCACTCGCCCAGACCGCCGACGAGCTCGGCTTCGAGCGCTACTGGCTGGCCGAGCACCACAACATGCCCGCCGTGGCCTCGACCACTCCCCCGGTGCTGATCGCCGCGATCGCGAGCCGCACGGAGCGGATCCGGGTCGGCTCCGGCGGCGTGATGCTGCCCAACCACGCCCCGCTCGTCGTGGCGGAGCAGTTCGCCGCGCTCGAGGCGATCGCGCCGGGCCGCATCGACCTGGGCCTCGGCCGCGCCCCCGGCAGCGACCCGGTGATCACCGCGCTGCTGAACCAGAGCGGCGCGACCAGCGAGGTGTCGCGGTTCCCCGAGAACATCGGCGAGATCCAGGCGCTGCTGCAGCCGGGCGGTGCCGCGTTCACACTCACCAGCGGGCAGGAGTACGTCGTGCACGCGACGCCTGCGGCATCCGGCGCCCCGACGATCTGGCTGCTCGGCTCCAGCGACTACTCGGCCAGGCTCGCCGCCCGGCTCGGCCTGCCCTACGTCTTCGCCAACCACTTCAGCGGCGAGGGGCTGGCCGCAGCGATGCGCCTCTACCGCACCGAGTACCAGCCGAGCGAGGCGCACCCGACGCCGCAGAGCTTCCTCACCCTGAACGCCTCGGTGGCGCCGACGCTCGAGGAGGCGCGGGCCCGCGCCCTTCCGCAGTTGCGCATGATGGCCAGGCTGCGCTCCGGCCAGCGGCTCACCGCACTGGAGACGGTGGAGCAGGCCCAGGCCGCAGAGATCGAGGCCCCGGATGCCGCTCGCGCGGCGTTCATCGCTGCGGCAGAGTCGCGCTGGCTGATCGGCACGCCGGAGACCGCCCGGGCAGAGCTGGCGGCGTTCGCCGCCGAGCACGGCGTCGACGAGGTCATGGTGTCGGCCATCGGCGGCAGCTTCGCCGACGAGCCGCTGGACCGCACGCCGGGCCGCGAGCAGACGCTGCGACTGCTGGCCAGCTAG
- a CDS encoding FKBP-type peptidyl-prolyl cis-trans isomerase, producing MKKTSPLGRLAPLALLAASALVLTGCASGESNSTASPSSSAEACGEYTSGSQSKSVKVTGDHGSEVTAEFKTPFTATELQRTIVEEGDGEVTAPGQTVELRINVFGGNTGELAISETSEFIAGDPQIFPAFIAGIDCVPVGSRVVTTVPADELFGDAGSEGLGIAGGESVVIVTDVLSIVPPLTPAAWTENPPTVQFNGDEPPVLTLPEGGPRPELLIDVIEEGDGATVKAGDSVTVNYQGTNWDTGEIFDQSYGKQPATFATTGVVKGFGAALVGQKVGTKLVVSIPPEYGYGVAGSSEHELAGQTLVFVIEILDVASTPAQ from the coding sequence ATGAAAAAGACATCACCGCTCGGCCGCCTGGCGCCGCTGGCGCTCCTGGCCGCCTCCGCGCTCGTCCTCACCGGTTGTGCATCCGGTGAGAGTAACTCCACTGCCTCCCCCTCGTCCTCGGCCGAGGCCTGTGGCGAGTACACCTCGGGCTCGCAAAGCAAGTCCGTCAAGGTCACCGGTGACCACGGCAGCGAAGTCACCGCCGAGTTCAAGACCCCGTTCACCGCGACGGAACTGCAGCGCACGATCGTGGAGGAGGGCGACGGCGAGGTCACCGCCCCCGGCCAGACCGTCGAGCTGCGCATCAACGTCTTCGGTGGCAACACCGGCGAGCTCGCGATCTCGGAGACCTCCGAGTTCATCGCCGGCGACCCGCAGATCTTCCCGGCCTTCATCGCCGGCATCGACTGCGTCCCGGTCGGCTCCCGCGTCGTCACCACCGTGCCGGCCGATGAGCTGTTCGGGGATGCCGGCAGCGAGGGCCTCGGCATTGCCGGCGGCGAGAGCGTCGTCATCGTCACCGACGTGCTCAGCATCGTTCCGCCGCTGACGCCCGCCGCCTGGACCGAGAACCCGCCGACGGTTCAGTTCAACGGCGACGAGCCGCCCGTGCTCACCCTGCCAGAGGGCGGACCGCGCCCCGAGCTGCTCATCGACGTCATTGAAGAAGGCGACGGCGCGACCGTCAAGGCCGGCGACTCCGTCACCGTGAACTACCAGGGCACGAACTGGGACACCGGTGAGATCTTCGACCAGAGCTACGGCAAGCAGCCGGCCACGTTCGCCACCACCGGCGTCGTGAAGGGCTTCGGCGCCGCACTGGTCGGCCAGAAGGTCGGCACCAAGCTCGTCGTGTCGATCCCGCCGGAGTACGGCTACGGCGTCGCGGGCAGCAGCGAGCACGAGCTCGCCGGCCAGACCCTCGTCTTCGTGATCGAGATCCTCGACGTGGCCTCGACGCCAGCACAGTAA
- a CDS encoding glutaredoxin family protein — protein MTESSAPAETFDRITMFGATWCSDCRRSKSLLDTLGVDYDYVDLEVEIEGADRAKAISGRTNIPVIVFPDASHMVEPRDSELHAKLTELAAI, from the coding sequence ATGACTGAATCTTCTGCTCCCGCCGAGACCTTCGACCGCATCACCATGTTCGGTGCGACCTGGTGCAGCGACTGCCGCCGCTCGAAGTCGCTGCTCGACACCTTGGGCGTCGACTACGACTACGTCGACCTCGAGGTCGAGATCGAGGGCGCCGACCGCGCCAAGGCCATCAGCGGCCGCACGAACATCCCCGTGATCGTGTTCCCGGATGCCAGCCACATGGTGGAGCCCCGCGACTCCGAGCTGCACGCCAAGCTCACCGAGCTCGCCGCGATCTAA